A section of the Acidobacteriota bacterium genome encodes:
- a CDS encoding D-alanine--D-alanine ligase, whose amino-acid sequence MKKLRVGVLFGGRSGEHEVSLLSAASVMKAMDREKFEVVPIGIAKDGRWLTSQGAEALLKGEPPSLPTTLRAGDPGKTIPAAVLARGNEIIVPPVPTASDSQRLRAFQSQGGERGQDARAAAGETPALQAIEVDVIFPVLHGTFGEDGTVQGLLELADIAYVGAGVLGSACGMDKDVMKKLFVQAGLPIVKHLTILRGEWERDPKDVTKKIEKALRYPLFVKPANLGSSVGISKVRQRKELKDAMELAAGYDRKIIVEQGVGGVGGKNGVTNKAREIEVSVLGNDAPEASVAGEIVPGAEFYDYAAKYLDEGSQLVIPAKLSAAKMKEVRQLAVRAFQAVDCLGLARVDFLMEAGSEKKPGKIYVNEINTMPGFTSISMYPKLWEASGLPYTKLIDRLIQLALDRHADKKKNLYSR is encoded by the coding sequence GTGAAGAAGCTCAGAGTAGGTGTCTTATTCGGCGGACGTTCCGGAGAGCACGAGGTCTCGCTGCTCTCCGCCGCTTCCGTGATGAAGGCGATGGACCGCGAGAAGTTCGAGGTCGTCCCCATCGGCATCGCCAAAGACGGCCGCTGGCTCACCTCGCAAGGCGCGGAAGCCTTACTGAAGGGCGAGCCGCCGTCATTGCCCACCACGCTGCGCGCCGGCGATCCCGGCAAGACGATCCCCGCCGCCGTGCTTGCCCGTGGCAACGAGATCATCGTGCCGCCGGTGCCGACGGCGAGCGATTCGCAGAGGCTGAGGGCGTTTCAGAGTCAGGGTGGCGAGCGTGGGCAAGATGCCCGCGCTGCAGCCGGCGAGACGCCGGCGCTACAAGCCATCGAAGTGGACGTCATCTTTCCCGTGCTGCATGGGACGTTCGGTGAAGACGGCACCGTGCAAGGCTTGCTCGAGCTTGCCGACATCGCATACGTCGGCGCCGGCGTCCTCGGTTCCGCCTGCGGCATGGACAAAGACGTGATGAAGAAGCTCTTCGTCCAAGCTGGCTTGCCCATCGTGAAGCACCTCACCATCCTGCGCGGTGAATGGGAGCGCGACCCGAAGGACGTGACTAAGAAGATCGAGAAGGCGCTGCGGTATCCGCTCTTCGTGAAGCCGGCGAACCTCGGTTCGTCGGTCGGGATATCCAAAGTCCGCCAGCGCAAGGAACTGAAAGACGCCATGGAGCTCGCTGCCGGCTACGACCGCAAGATCATCGTGGAGCAGGGCGTTGGCGGGGTCGGCGGGAAGAATGGGGTTACGAATAAAGCCCGCGAGATCGAGGTCTCCGTCTTGGGCAACGACGCGCCCGAAGCCTCCGTAGCCGGCGAGATCGTTCCCGGCGCCGAGTTCTATGACTATGCGGCGAAGTATCTCGACGAAGGTTCGCAGCTCGTCATTCCCGCCAAACTCTCGGCGGCAAAGATGAAGGAAGTACGGCAGCTCGCGGTGCGCGCCTTCCAGGCCGTCGATTGTCTCGGGCTCGCGCGCGTGGATTTCCTGATGGAGGCTGGTTCCGAAAAAAAGCCGGGGAAGATCTATGTCAACGAGATCAACACCATGCCCGGATTCACCTCCATCAGCATGTATCCCAAGTTGTGGGAGGCGAGCGGCCTGCCGTATACCAAGCTTATCGATCGGCTGATCCAGCTCGCGCTCGATCGCCACGCCGACAAGAAGAAGAATCTGTACTCAAGATGA
- a CDS encoding phage Gp37/Gp68 family protein: MADHSKIEWTDATWNPVRGCKKISPGCTHCYAETFAERFRGVKGHPYAEGFTPRLVPDKLFEPFRWRAPRMIFVNSMSDLFQDAVPDEYTWKVSWVMTRAAWHTYQVLTKRSNRMRGFLTRNLVFAQADNIWWGVSVENKKHGMPRIKDLQESPAKVRFLSIEPLLEDLGRIDLTGISWVIVGGESGPGARPIQRSWVLSLRDQCVDAGVPFFFKQWGGVQKAKNGRLLDGRTYDELPALGSGLLATKSGRQVVHG; the protein is encoded by the coding sequence GTGGCAGACCACAGCAAAATCGAGTGGACAGACGCGACGTGGAACCCTGTAAGGGGTTGTAAGAAAATCAGTCCCGGATGTACCCACTGCTATGCCGAAACGTTTGCGGAGCGGTTTCGAGGCGTAAAGGGTCACCCTTACGCCGAGGGCTTTACTCCACGATTGGTGCCGGACAAACTCTTTGAGCCCTTTCGGTGGCGAGCTCCGAGGATGATCTTTGTTAATTCAATGAGCGATCTCTTCCAGGACGCCGTACCAGATGAATACACCTGGAAAGTTTCGTGGGTGATGACTCGTGCGGCATGGCACACCTACCAGGTTCTGACAAAGCGCTCCAACCGAATGCGGGGGTTCCTGACCCGTAACCTAGTATTCGCTCAGGCAGATAACATCTGGTGGGGCGTGAGTGTGGAAAACAAGAAACATGGCATGCCGCGAATCAAGGACCTGCAAGAGAGCCCGGCAAAGGTGAGGTTCCTATCAATTGAGCCTCTCCTTGAAGATCTTGGGCGCATAGATCTGACCGGCATTTCCTGGGTCATCGTCGGCGGCGAGAGCGGCCCCGGCGCTCGGCCCATTCAGCGGAGCTGGGTGCTGTCCCTTCGTGACCAATGCGTCGATGCGGGCGTCCCATTCTTCTTCAAGCAGTGGGGTGGGGTTCAGAAGGCAAAGAATGGACGCCTGCTGGATGGCAGAACGTATGACGAACTTCCAGCGCTCGGGAGCGGTTTACTCGCTACTAAGTCTGGACGGCAAGTCGTTCACGGATAG
- a CDS encoding PASTA domain-containing protein — MKRIFRLFVLALVLVMVGMLSMLTAMRLAIHRSETVVPKLVGLGPDEAERLANANGLILQMESRFYSSAVPEGKIVTQVPAAGTHVRRGWKVRVAESLGPQRATIPNVVGQSRRAAEMNIARRALELGTAAIVHVPDSPPDQVVAQSPMAYASATSPKVNLLINAPANEQEFIMPDFTSRQLADVFDAADAVGMKIVSVPVDAPGTPPSAVVRQSPAPGTRVASGATIHVEVAK, encoded by the coding sequence ATGAAGCGCATCTTCAGATTGTTCGTGCTCGCGCTCGTGCTCGTCATGGTCGGCATGCTCAGCATGCTCACCGCGATGCGCCTCGCCATCCATCGCAGTGAGACGGTGGTCCCCAAGCTGGTCGGACTAGGTCCCGACGAAGCCGAGCGACTGGCGAATGCGAATGGCCTCATCCTGCAGATGGAGAGCCGCTTTTATTCGAGCGCGGTCCCGGAAGGAAAGATCGTGACGCAGGTTCCTGCGGCCGGCACGCACGTGCGCCGGGGATGGAAGGTGCGCGTCGCCGAGAGCCTGGGGCCGCAGCGTGCGACCATCCCCAACGTGGTCGGGCAGAGCCGCCGCGCCGCCGAGATGAACATCGCGCGCCGCGCGTTGGAGCTGGGCACCGCGGCCATCGTGCACGTCCCCGATTCGCCGCCCGACCAGGTCGTGGCGCAGAGCCCGATGGCGTATGCCAGCGCCACCTCGCCCAAAGTGAACCTGCTGATCAACGCGCCCGCGAACGAGCAGGAGTTCATCATGCCCGACTTCACCAGCCGGCAACTCGCCGACGTCTTCGACGCCGCCGACGCCGTGGGCATGAAGATCGTGAGCGTGCCGGTGGACGCGCCCGGCACGCCGCCCTCCGCCGTCGTCCGGCAATCGCCCGCGCCGGGGACGCGCGTGGCTTCCGGCGCGACCATCCATGTGGAAGTAGCAAAATGA
- a CDS encoding three-Cys-motif partner protein TcmP, protein MGKQLPTIWKIDAHTVKKHEILRRYWEAWLPIMGTWNGRILFIDGFAGPGRYEGGEDGSPVVVLKAAIQHRYKVKAEVLFLFIEKDKDRCEHLRQVLKEMKPSLPGNFKYDCIEGSFDEEITKNLTELAQNKKKLAPALVFVDPFGFSHTPYETIAKLLQNPRCDVLINFMFEEINRFLALPEQPRNYDKLFGTDEWRKALAMPPGDRRKFLHDLYLAQLRKVAKYVRSFEMVNKGNATDYFLFFASNSLRGLEKMKEAMWRADSTGEYSFSDYTDARGLQSLFADNPDFNQLRDLIVGRFREQQATIEQIHEFVVAETLFLGTHYKTKILKPLEAEGKLQVVSAPPKRKRGTFPTGTTVRFL, encoded by the coding sequence ATGGGAAAACAACTGCCAACCATCTGGAAGATCGATGCCCACACCGTCAAGAAGCACGAGATTCTGCGCCGTTATTGGGAGGCGTGGCTCCCGATTATGGGAACTTGGAACGGGAGAATCCTCTTCATCGATGGATTTGCGGGTCCGGGCAGGTATGAGGGGGGAGAAGACGGCTCTCCCGTCGTGGTACTGAAGGCCGCGATACAGCACCGTTACAAGGTCAAGGCGGAGGTCCTTTTCCTTTTCATTGAAAAAGACAAGGATCGCTGCGAGCATCTGCGCCAGGTACTGAAGGAGATGAAACCGAGCCTTCCCGGGAACTTCAAGTACGACTGCATCGAAGGATCCTTCGATGAAGAGATTACGAAAAACCTCACGGAGCTTGCACAGAACAAGAAGAAGTTAGCCCCCGCGTTGGTCTTTGTTGATCCATTCGGGTTTTCGCACACGCCATACGAAACCATCGCCAAGCTACTTCAGAACCCAAGATGTGACGTGTTAATCAACTTCATGTTCGAGGAGATCAACAGGTTCTTGGCTCTTCCCGAACAGCCGAGGAACTATGACAAGCTCTTTGGAACCGACGAATGGCGAAAAGCACTCGCAATGCCTCCGGGTGATCGAAGGAAATTTCTCCACGACCTTTATCTGGCACAACTCCGCAAGGTCGCTAAGTACGTTCGTTCATTCGAGATGGTCAATAAGGGAAATGCGACGGACTACTTCTTGTTCTTTGCGTCGAATAGCCTTCGTGGGCTTGAAAAGATGAAGGAAGCCATGTGGAGAGCGGATAGCACGGGCGAATACAGTTTCTCCGACTACACCGACGCTCGCGGTCTTCAGAGTCTGTTTGCGGACAATCCCGACTTCAATCAGCTCAGGGACTTGATCGTCGGTAGGTTTCGAGAACAGCAAGCGACGATTGAGCAGATACACGAATTTGTCGTCGCAGAGACTCTGTTCCTTGGCACTCACTACAAAACCAAGATACTCAAACCGCTGGAGGCCGAAGGCAAGCTTCAGGTGGTAAGTGCGCCTCCGAAACGCAAGCGAGGAACCTTCCCCACAGGTACCACAGTTCGGTTCCTGTAG